The Haloarcula limicola genomic sequence CGCGGCCGCCTACGAGAACGACGTGCCGGTGTACTGCCCGGCGTTCCAGGACTCCGTGCTGGGCCTGCAGGCGTGGATGTACTCCCAGACCAGCGAGTTCACCGTCGACGCGCTCGCCGACATGACCGATATCACGGACATCGCCTACGAGGCCGACAGCGCGGGCGCGATGCTCGTCGGTGGCGGCGTCCCGAAGAACTACACGCTCCAGACGATGCTCGTCTCGCCGGACGCCTACGACTACGCCGTCCAGTTGACGATGGACTCCTCGAACACCGGCGGCCTCTCCGGGGCGACGCTGAACGAGTCCCGCTCGTGGGGCAAACTGGAGAAGGACGCCCGTAACGTGAGCGTCTACGCCGACGCGACCATCACCCTGCCGCTGGTGGTCGCCGCGGCACGCGAGCGCGCCGGGGAGTAGCGGCGTCCGCGCGCTGGGCGATTAGCGACCGGGCGTAGTTCTATACCCTCGCAAGCCATACGTTCACATATGTCATTTCAGGTTGGCGTTCGGCCGGCGACCGAACACGACATCACCGCGATCCAGCAGGTGGCACACGCCGCGTGGCACGCCGTCTACGACGACGTCCTCGGCGAGGAGGCCGTCGACACGCATCTCGCGGAGGGATACACCCGGAACGTCCTCGAACGGATGATCGACGTGGACGACATCGGGCTGTTCGTGGCGACCGTCGACGACGACGTCGTCGGGTACGCCAGTTGCGGGATGACCGACCCCGTCGGCATCGGCGACCTGGACCTCTACGTCCACCCCGATTACTGGGGCGAAGGCATCGGCAGCGAACTGCTGGAGCGCGGGAAGAAACACCTCAAGAGCCTCTCCGTGCGGACGATCCGCGACGAGGTCCTGGTCGACAACGAGGTCGGCAACGGCTTCTACCGGACGCACTTCGAGCGCGCCGGCGAGCGCACCGCCCGTCTCGGCGGGAAAGAACTGCCGGTGAACGTCTACGAGCTGTCGTTAGCGAGAGTCTGAGCGGTAGTGAAGACCCTCGAAGCGACGCGGTGACTGCGAGGCGCTTTGGGCCTCGAACGCGAGCGGCGATAGCCGCGAGCGAAGGGAACCGCGGAGCAGTAGCGAGGGTCTGGGCAGCGAGGAACCGGAGGTCTCTCGGGCAGTCGGGCGGTAGTGCTGCCCGACGGCGGAGCGAAGACTCTCAGCCCCTGCAGGTTCGCGGTTACACCGCTCGCCCTGTCGAGGTTCCTCGTTTCACTCGGACCCTCGCTAGCCACTCTCACACGCTCTCCGTTCGTTTGACAACGTTTTAGCCGCTCATTCGCCTGGTACCTCTCAATGAGCTACAAGATCGGACTCGTCGGCAAACCCTCCGTCGGCAAGTCCACCTTCTTCAACGCGGCGACGATGAACGACGTGCCCGAGGGCGCGTACCCCTTCACGACCATCGACCCGTCGATGGGCGAGGCCTACGTTCGCGTCGACTGCGCCGCCCCGGAGTTCGAACACAGCTGTACGCCCAACCACGGCTACTGCACCGAGGGCGTGCGGTTCGTCCCGACGAAACTCGTCGACGTCGCCGGGCTCGTCCCCGGTGCCCACGAAGGTAAGGGTCTCGGCAACCAGTTCCTCTCGGATCTCAACGAGGCCGACGTGCTGGTCCACGTCGTCGACTTCACCGGCGAGACGGACTTAGAGGGCGAACCGACCGAGGACCACGACCCGCGCGAGGACATCGAGTTCCTGGAGAACGAACTCGACATGTGGTATCTCGACATCTTGGAGAAGGGCATCGAGCGCTACCGCTCGGGGTATCACGGCGAGGACAAGGACATCGAGGCGGACCTCGCGGAGCAGATGTCGGCGTTCAAGATCAGCGAAGACGAGATCAAGCAGGTCGTCCTCGCGCTGGACCTGGAACTGGACCCCGACGAGTGGGACGAGGCGGACCGGGAGGCACTGGCCCGCGAAATCCGCATCCGCACCAAGCCGATGGTCATCGCGGCCAACAAGATGGACGCCGAAGCGGCACAGGAAAACTGGACCGAGATCACCGACGACCCCGACTACGAGCACCTGACGTTCGTCCCCGTCTCCGCCCACGCCGAGAAGGCGCTGAAGAACGGCGACGAGCAGGGCGTGCTGGACTACCGGCCCGGCGATGCCGACTTCGAGGTGACGGCGGACCTCCCCGAGGAGAAGGCAGCGGGCCTCGAACAGATCCGGGAGTTCGTCACCGAATTCGAGGGGACCGGCGTCCAGCGGGCGCTCGAAACCGCGCTCTTCGAGGAGTTGGGCGCGATCGCCGTCTTCCCCGGCGCGCGCAAGCCACAGGAGGACGGCACCTTCTTACAGGACTGTTTCGTCCTCCCCGACGGCTCGACGGCCGAGGACTTCGCGTACTTCCTGCACACCGACATCGGCGAGGGGTTCCTCCACGCCCACGACGTGCGCTCCGGTCGGCAGGTCGGGGCCGACACGGAACTGGACCACCGGGACGTCGTCGAGATCACGACGACGAACTGAGCGGGCGGGCGGTCAGATATCGACGGGACACCCGTTTATCTCGCCGCCCCGCATCCCGTCGGCGAGCCAGTGGATCGAGAGCGTGAGGACCACGAGCGCGCCCAGCGCGAACTCCAACCCGTCGAGCGGCAGGAAGACGAGCGAGGCGGAGACGCCAAGCAGCGAGAGCAGTCCGAGCAGGACCGCCGACCCGCAGGCCGCACAGCCCGCGCCGAGCGTGCCCAGCAGGACGCCGGCCGCACCGGCACCGCCCTCTCTGATGGCGACACCGTGCTCCCGGAAGTGATAGGTCGCCATCGCCACGTCGACCCCGGTCAGCGCCGCGACGGCCACCAGCAGGAGGCCCTGTGCCGGATGGAAGAAGGTCCCGACGAACGGGTACAACTCCGCGAGGACGGTCAGCCGACTTTCGAACGGCAGCGACCCGCCGACGACGAGATCCAGCACGAGCGGGACGTTCAGCGAGACGACGAAGGCCGTCAGCGAGAGAGCGGCCGCGAGAACGGCGACGGCAGCGTAAGTCGGTAGCGTGAGGACGAGTCGGACGGTTCGGCCCATCAGCCGCCAGTCGCGCCGGGACAGCGGCGGGCGCAGTGTGCGCACCGTGCGCCGCCAGCCCCCCGTCACGACGCCTCCCCGAGCGCCTCCGCGACCACCTCGTAGCTGACGCTGCCGTTGACTTTCGTGACGAACTGGCCGTCCCGAAAGAGGAGGACGACGGGTGTCGTCTCGCCCAATTCCGCGTTCTCGGCCGCGTCGATGTCGGCCTGTACGGCGTCGTCGTAGGCCCGGCTCTCGGCGTCGCTGACGACCGCGTCCGCGTCGAGGGCCGTCTCCTCACGCAGGAACGCCCCCGTCCGGTCGAGGACGTTCTCGGCGGAGAACTGCGAGCGGTTCTCGAAGTAGTGGCCCAACAGCGACCAGAACGCCGCGTCGTCGCGGGCGTAGGTCGCCTCCAGCGCCTGGCTCGCCGGCTCACCCCACGGGAACACGACGGGATACACTCGGACGACGAACGCGCCGAGTCCCGGCTCGACGAGCCTCGACAGGATCTCCGGCACCGTCTCGGCGTGAAACGCCGCACAGCGCTCACAGGACGGGTCCTCGAACGCTAACACGACGTGGTCGCCGAGGTCCCCCCGTCGTGGCTGGGCGTCGAGTCCCGCCGCAGCGGGGTGGTTTTCGATGGAGTCCCCCGTCGCATCGCTGCCCCCGCAGCCCGCGAGTCCGCCGGCGAATCCCGCCCCCGAGAGCGCCAGGAAGCGTCGTCGCTGCATACCGTCGGAAGGGACTCCCCGGGTTTATCGTTTCTCCCGTGTGCTTCCGAGGGGCAACCGTCTTGCCGCCGCGTCCGGTAGGGTCGCCCGGCCGATGACGACGGCGCGTTCCGAGCCGCGGTGACTCCGCGGCGGTGACGAACCCTATGAGTGCCGAGGCCGACTCCCGACCGGCGTCTCGGTCGGCCGTTCTCCGAAATCACTTCCGGACAGCGCAGCGCCGGTCGGCGACTCTTCGCTCGGTCGCCGGGTGACCGTCATCGGGTCGGTCGATGCGCCGGCGACCCCCGCTACCGTCTGGTATGCCCATACAGGCCGGCTGTTCAATGACGTGATCCCCTAACGGAAAGACGACGTTTTCTCCGTCGACGCGACGGCTTCGTTCGCCGCGGTCATCTCACTCGCCCATCAGAGCCGGGCGGCCTCGCCGTCGCGGGGCCGGCGTCACTGCCGGGGAGCACGGTGTGTCAGCGCCAGTCACGATCGGAGAGATTTCGAACAGCGTTTTCCGACCCGGGCCCCAGTTACGACTTGAGAAGATGACGAAAGCGTCTGTACAACCCGGTGAACTCCGGGAGCTTCGGCACCGCTTCGGTCCGCAGATCAACGGACTCGTCAACGCGCTCGGGCAGCCGACGACACAGGTGTATCCCTCGGGGTACGTCGGGACCGTCGAGCGCTCCATCGAGACGCTCGAGTCGGCCCTCACCGACGGCGGGTTCACGTGGGACCCGGTGAGCATGTACCACCGCTCGCCGACCGGAAGCACCGCGGACGGGAGCTGGGTGTACAGGGACTCGCCGCTGGCCGACCGGCAGCTCCACGTCGTCCTGTTCTCCCAGAGTTACAACGGTTGGACCGACGTCTACGCCCACGAGGAGTTCAGCTGGCTCCGTCACCCGATCAAACACGCCAAGGAGGAGCGGATCACGCGCGAGGAGGGCGTCGCCGAGACGCGTCGGTGGCTCGACGACGCCGGCATCGCCTATCGAACCCACTCGAACCTGCGCCGGAAGGCGAGACAGGCGGTGAAACGAGCCCACGAGCGCCTCGTGGACGGCGGTCGACAGCTCGGACACCCGAAGCTCGAGACACCGGCCGTGAGCGCCGTCTTCGAGCGGCTATAGCCGCCGGTCGCGAGTATCTGTGTCTGCCGGTACCGAGAGAGCGACCGCAGAACGACCGAGCGAAACGAAGCGAAACGAAGCGGTCCGACGGATCAGCGCCGTCGGAGCAGGCGCCGTCCTTTGCGAACGATGCGTCGCCGCACGCTACGCGGGAGTCGTCGCCAAGTCTTCATCGCCTTTCGAAGTTTTCCCATTGAATAGCACCTCCGTCGGGTTAGCTCGTGCCCGCTCTCGCTCGCCGCGGGCATCGTGGATACCTCGCGGTCGGTCTTAACGCTGCGGGCTGCAAGCACGGCTCGCGGCTCTCGTGATACCGCCTTCCGGTACGGACGCCGGGGCTTTCCGACGAAACGGGAGCGGACGAGAGTGGCGACGGCAGTGTCCCCTCCGAGACGCGGGGGACGCGGATCTCAGTCGTCGGTCATCGAGTCGATGCTGGGGCCGCCTTGCCGGACCTCGTCGTCGAGGTCGGGCTCTTTGGACCCGAAGGTCACGTGGCCGTACTTGACGAGGGAGACGAAGACGACGCCGCCGATGGCGTTGCCCACCGACGTGAGGGCGAGGAACTGTCCCCACTGGGCGACCGAGATCGGCGCGCCGGCCATCATCGCCGCGATGACCTCGATGTTGCCGGCGACGCAGTGGGGCATGTGCGCGAAGCCGATGAGGTACGTGACGGCGACGATGACCGCGATCCGACTGATCGTGTCGCCGACGGAGGTCAGTATCCACGAGAGCAGGCCCATCAGCCACCCGGCGAGTATCGCGCCGGCGAAGACGCCCTGCGGTGAGAGGTCGATGAACGTCATCCCCGTGTCGACAAGATATTTCGGCTTGATGACGCCGAGCGCCACCGTCGCCCAGCCGACGAAGACCGCGGCGACGGTTCCACCGATGATGTTCCCGCTGTAGACGAGCGTCCAGAGACGGGCGAGGTTCGAGATCGAGTCGCGCCCGTCGAGGACCGGTAGGACGGCCAGGGTCGTGTGTTCGGTGAACAGCTCCGACCGCCCGAGAATGACGAAGAGGAAGCCGAAGGTGTAGAGTATCGGCATGATCGCGTGGGCGATCGGGTCCGCCACGGCCCCGCTCAGCGACGTCAGCATGGCGATCATCATGAAGGGGCCGAGGCTGATGTCGAGCCCGCAGGACACCGAGGAGACGAACTGCCCCGCGGCCGGCCGATTGAGGGTTCGCATCCCCTCTTGGAGCTGGTTGTAGAAGATGTCCGTGTACGACCGCTGGGTGTCCATCTGGCTCTCCGGCGGCGGTCCCTCTTGGTGCGATTCCTCCGTCGTGTCGTTCGGCTCGTCTGAGGTTGCTGGAGACATTGTAGGCGGTTCAGTCGGGCGTCTCACCCGTCTCATTCGGGTCTCGGTTGGAGTGGGGCGATATCTGCGTGTCGAGGTAGTCCGAGTGCCGTGCGAGTTCGACCGGGCCACCGATCAGGAGCGGGATGCAGACGAGCGCCGCTATCGGTCCCCACGGAATCCGCAGACCGATCGCCACGATCCCGAACACGGCGATACTGAGGACGGACATCACGCGAATCGGCTCTTCGATCCTCATAACAGCGCCGATAGGGGAGTCAGCGGCATGAGCGCCGTGACTGCATCTTCAACCACAGTGCAGTCGATACGCCGACCGCGGGCGGTCCGAGAGGCGAGATCGGGTCAGACGAGTCCGTAGAAAGGGCGATAAATCCGGACCGAATCCGCGGCGTCGCCGACAGTTTCAGATGCAAGGTCGGGCGTCTCGTTTGCGGACCCGATTCGTCACGGCGGCCTCCGTCTCTCGGGGGAGTTCGTCTCGAAGCGAGGGGGCGGTTGGCAGCGGTTGCAAGCCACAGGTACTCCCCTCGGCTCGTCGAACCTGTAATCGATGCCTGTCACGTTCACCGACGACGACGAGGGGAAAGAAGTGGTCGACGCGAGCGGCAACACGCTCGGACTGGTCACGGAGATCGAAGACGACACCGCGTTCGTAGACCCCGATCCGGGACTCACCGAGACGGTGAAGGCCGACCTCGGGCGGGCCGACGCGGACAGCGACGACTACACCGTCAAACAGGACGCCGTCGAGACGAAGGCCGACGAGAAGCTCCACCTGCGCGATAACCTCTGACTCGGCGTCGTCGGTCCCGGCGCTGTCCGGCAGTTCGCTCGCGGGAGAGTTAAGTTCGCTCCGAGAGAGGTGTTACCGTGGGACAGAGACTTATCGTCGATACGGACACCGCAGGCGACGACTCGCAGGCGCTTCTCATGGCCGCGCTCGCCGAGTCCATCGACATCGAGGCGGTCACGATCGTCGCCGGCAACGTCGAGTTCGACTACGAGGTCGAGAACGCGAAGTACGCGCTGGACCTCGCCGGCGTCGCCGACTCGGTCCCGGTCTACGAGGGCGCGCGTCGACCGCTCCTCAAGGAGTTCGACCACGTCGACCACGTCCACGGCGAGGGCGGGCTGGGCGGCGAGCTCTTCCCCGACACCGGCATCCCCTCCGCCGATGGCCACGCCGTCGACGCCATCGTCGACGTCGCGCGCGAGTCGCCGGGCGAGGTGAGCCTCGCCTGCATCGGCCCGCTGACGAACGTCGCGCTGGCGATCCGGCGGGAACCCGAACTGAACGACCTGTTGGACGAGGTGGTGGTGATGGGCGGGGCGGTGAACACGCTCGGCAATGACACCCCCTCGGCCGAGTTCAACTTCTGGGTCGACCCCGACGCCGCGAAGATCGTGATGAACGAACTCGACGTGACGCTCGTCGACTGGGGGCTGACCGTTCGACACGGCAAGATAGGGGCAGAGGACCTCGACCGCTTCGCCGAGGCGGAGACGCCCTACGCGGAGTTCTTCACGACCGTCACCGGTCACGCCCGCGAGTTCTCGAAGGAGCGCCTCGGCGTCGACGCGGCCACTCAACCCGACACGCTCGCGCTCGCGTGCTTTCTGAACCCGGACCTCGTGACCGAGGCGGGGACGTACTTCGTCGACGTCGACGAACGCGAGGGGATGACTCGCGGGTACAGCCTCGTGGACGAACTCGGCATCACCGACGGCGAGCCCCGAACGCGCGTCGTCGAGGCGGTGGACGAATCGACGTTCGAGCGGATGGTCGCGGACATGCTCCTCCACGGCGACCCCGAGCGGTCGCTGTGAGGGCGGTCAGCAGAGATCAGTCGGGGTCACGACCCCCTGTATAACGAGAGCCCCCGAGCGACCTGACCTTCGAAGCCAAAGAGACTATCCTTAGACGAATCGTAGCCCGAGGAGAGGTATCTACACATGTCCTCACAGACAGTTTTGATCCCGATCGAGTTTCCCGACCCGGACCCGCTACCGTCGACGTTTATCGATGCGTTGACCTCCTGTAAGGTGATCCTGCTCGGGGTCTACGAACTGCCGTCCGACGTGTCCGCGGACGAACGCCAGCGACGGGAGATCGAGGCGTATCGGTCGCTGTACACTACCGCGTCCAACTTCGTACAGGAGGGAGAGACGGCCGAGGTCGAGCTGATGATGGGGACCGATATCGAAGATGCGCCGACGACGGTCGCCAAGGAGAGGGACGTGGACGCGCTCCTCATCCCGAACCCGATCACGACGCTCGACCACCTACTGGTCGCGTTACGAGAGGAGAAGTTCAAGCGACCGATCACCGACTTTTTGGACGCGATAGACGAGGAGGTGCTCCTCCGAACGACGCTGTTCCACGTCGCTGAAACCGAAGACGACGCGGCGGCCGGTGAGCGACTCCTGACCGAGGTCAGGGACCACCTCGTCGAGGAAG encodes the following:
- a CDS encoding GNAT family N-acetyltransferase; the encoded protein is MSFQVGVRPATEHDITAIQQVAHAAWHAVYDDVLGEEAVDTHLAEGYTRNVLERMIDVDDIGLFVATVDDDVVGYASCGMTDPVGIGDLDLYVHPDYWGEGIGSELLERGKKHLKSLSVRTIRDEVLVDNEVGNGFYRTHFERAGERTARLGGKELPVNVYELSLARV
- a CDS encoding redox-regulated ATPase YchF — translated: MSYKIGLVGKPSVGKSTFFNAATMNDVPEGAYPFTTIDPSMGEAYVRVDCAAPEFEHSCTPNHGYCTEGVRFVPTKLVDVAGLVPGAHEGKGLGNQFLSDLNEADVLVHVVDFTGETDLEGEPTEDHDPREDIEFLENELDMWYLDILEKGIERYRSGYHGEDKDIEADLAEQMSAFKISEDEIKQVVLALDLELDPDEWDEADREALAREIRIRTKPMVIAANKMDAEAAQENWTEITDDPDYEHLTFVPVSAHAEKALKNGDEQGVLDYRPGDADFEVTADLPEEKAAGLEQIREFVTEFEGTGVQRALETALFEELGAIAVFPGARKPQEDGTFLQDCFVLPDGSTAEDFAYFLHTDIGEGFLHAHDVRSGRQVGADTELDHRDVVEITTTN
- a CDS encoding DsbA family protein, with amino-acid sequence MQRRRFLALSGAGFAGGLAGCGGSDATGDSIENHPAAAGLDAQPRRGDLGDHVVLAFEDPSCERCAAFHAETVPEILSRLVEPGLGAFVVRVYPVVFPWGEPASQALEATYARDDAAFWSLLGHYFENRSQFSAENVLDRTGAFLREETALDADAVVSDAESRAYDDAVQADIDAAENAELGETTPVVLLFRDGQFVTKVNGSVSYEVVAEALGEAS
- a CDS encoding formate/nitrite transporter family protein, producing MSPATSDEPNDTTEESHQEGPPPESQMDTQRSYTDIFYNQLQEGMRTLNRPAAGQFVSSVSCGLDISLGPFMMIAMLTSLSGAVADPIAHAIMPILYTFGFLFVILGRSELFTEHTTLAVLPVLDGRDSISNLARLWTLVYSGNIIGGTVAAVFVGWATVALGVIKPKYLVDTGMTFIDLSPQGVFAGAILAGWLMGLLSWILTSVGDTISRIAVIVAVTYLIGFAHMPHCVAGNIEVIAAMMAGAPISVAQWGQFLALTSVGNAIGGVVFVSLVKYGHVTFGSKEPDLDDEVRQGGPSIDSMTDD
- a CDS encoding nucleoside hydrolase, encoding MGQRLIVDTDTAGDDSQALLMAALAESIDIEAVTIVAGNVEFDYEVENAKYALDLAGVADSVPVYEGARRPLLKEFDHVDHVHGEGGLGGELFPDTGIPSADGHAVDAIVDVARESPGEVSLACIGPLTNVALAIRREPELNDLLDEVVVMGGAVNTLGNDTPSAEFNFWVDPDAAKIVMNELDVTLVDWGLTVRHGKIGAEDLDRFAEAETPYAEFFTTVTGHAREFSKERLGVDAATQPDTLALACFLNPDLVTEAGTYFVDVDEREGMTRGYSLVDELGITDGEPRTRVVEAVDESTFERMVADMLLHGDPERSL
- a CDS encoding universal stress protein, yielding MSSQTVLIPIEFPDPDPLPSTFIDALTSCKVILLGVYELPSDVSADERQRREIEAYRSLYTTASNFVQEGETAEVELMMGTDIEDAPTTVAKERDVDALLIPNPITTLDHLLVALREEKFKRPITDFLDAIDEEVLLRTTLFHVAETEDDAAAGERLLTEVRDHLVEEGFSRPSVDIEVEVSDDPAFSISQAARNQDLIVMGETQETPSQRIFGRTYEQVAEQTDSPVLIIREH